The following proteins are co-located in the Apium graveolens cultivar Ventura chromosome 5, ASM990537v1, whole genome shotgun sequence genome:
- the LOC141661131 gene encoding uncharacterized protein LOC141661131 has translation MLMSTLHEVQVDINFQPSFEKLGTDGYCLNTKPNAKPNLKQPGKKNQMRVRRKNCSFKEHKKFLSTLSDDPTVSERIVHKPVGTASPSHASQTSGKRKNRLCGKSPRDRELLDNSPYTRLGNTSRSYCFQISGVQINGETCATPDTPCVHKLRPMGFEAGEQRNIAAPKNTQSAKSSSTYDTSSVKSYYERGESSGSKNLLGEFNNVEDCDSNDSDCISTGDCDDVDVHDFDNTVTKWSEYLDVGDPDRICSKYQAIMWNHERNNKKATKKPPTFSLCCKYGQIILEKEKQPPEPLASLLTGGSRFRHFKENIRMYNCMFAMSSTGGQIDRSINRGGAPYYFKVKGVNYHSMGSVVPLDGDIPKFCQLYIYDTEDEVHNRINAVKGGRDAVDEEIVESLLEMLDKHNRLVKGFRMERERISQNPVDEFRLVLISSSSASGRPNHIGPSNEIAGLIVTDEYAKGCRDTIIHSRTNELERIFETDPRFMQLQYRILFPHGDIGYYRQIPLNRPNQKNQKQRQNTEDEDPDEKGEREFITMKEYYNYKLMIRPSEGLTPHLGGRLWQQYVVDAFTAIEQYRLDWIRGHQTTIRSDIYHNIRDALNKGDNDSENVGKATILPASFTGSKRYMNQYFKDAMAICRTLGHPSLFLTMTTNTKWPEIQRTLKFLPGVDVVDAPEVVARVFKMKVDQLLDQIKNKNCFGRCIGVVHVIEFQKRGLPHAHMLIWLHPNDHPKTTEQRDKMVSAEIPDPSIDPVGYEAVKNYMIHGPCGTDCVNSPCMVKGRCIKHFPKRYNSHTYFDDYGFPIYKRRKTGITVKKKGIDLDNRYVVPYNRDLLIRFQCHTNLEICNSSRSLKYLFKYCLKGHDTATMCLRKKTNNKKGCTTTITPEKRPLDEVKQYLDGRYVCASEASWRIFGFDIHSRWPSVKRLPVHLPNDKHVSFKSSENLHEVFDNAGIKKSKLEAWFDANKTYAEAPNLTYSEFPSKFTWHPQPSIWKQRKRGDVIGRLAEVHSSSGELLYLRMLLLRIKGVVCFDDLKTVNGHIYNSFHEACAALGILQNDQQWHEAIEKGGVFFVYGSGGCGKTFLWQTLCCRLRSEHKIMLPVASCGIAVVLLPGGRTVHSRFHIPLKLDENCSAGLRHGTDISELLQRTDLIIWDEAPMQHRHAFECVDRSLRDIMSAIDKSRAKKPFGGITIVFCGDFSQILPVIPKASRAEVVCSTLNKSKLWKSCEVFLLKQNMRLNAGNSDLENKTIADFSKWQLAVGDGKETNISPSPDTGEMLIKIPDQYIINVHSEYIQNAPEGDNRNGIGVVVRDAGGHLLRLTYGTIPGLANLNSALWAILLGMRRAFQDSYERVIIETDNIQAYRECKYYKEEGITPHFRHTFRFILSRLSDKNIRYELNLVHPNRNAVARRLATLGRQESHDLRTFNRLVADIQNFLNMDLGIGPEQARFQDFEVNDPEPPIDGQVVQV, from the exons ATGTTAATGTCAACTCTCCATGAAGTTCAGGTTGACATTAATTTCCAACCCAGTTTTGAGAAACTAGGTACTGACGGATATTGCCTCAATACTAAACCAAATGCAAAACCAAACCTGAAACAACCTG GAAAAAAAAACCAAATGAGGGTGCGTCGAAAGAACTGCAGTTTTAAGGAGCACAAGAAATTCCTGAGTACACTGTCGGATGATCCAACTGTTAGCGAACGCATTGTGCACAAGCCCGTGGGAACTGCGTCACCTTCACATGCTTCTCAAACATCAG GTAAAAGAAAAAATAGGTTGTGCGGAAAGAGTCCGCGTGACAGAGAATTACTCGATAATTCTCCATACACCCGACTTGGAAACACTTCACGTTCATACTGTTTTCAAATATCAG GTGTACAGATAAATGGAGAAACATGCGCAACTCCTGATACTCCATGCGTTCATAAATTACGACCCATGGGATTTGAAG CAGGAGAACAACGAAATATTGCAGCTCCAAAAAATACTCAAAGTGCCAAGA GTTCTTCAACATATGATACATCTTCCGTAAAAAGTTATTATGAGCGAGGAGAAAGTTCAGGTTCTAAGAACTTATTAGGAGAATTTAACAATGTTGAAGATTGTGACAGCAACGATAGTGATTGTATATCTACTG GTGATTGTGACGATGTTGATGTACATGATTTTGACAATACTGTTACTAAGTGGAGTGAGTACCTCGATGTCGGTGATCCTGATAGAATTTGTTCAAAGTATCAGGCCATCATGTGGAATCATGAAAGAAACAATAAAAAAGCGACCAAAAAGCCTCCAACTTTCTCTCTTTGTTGTAAATATGGTCAAATAATTCTTGAGAAAGAAAAGCAACCTCCCGAGCCTCTCGCTTCACTCCTTACTGGTGGATCCCGTTTTAGGCATTTCAAGGAAAATATTAGAATGTACAACTGTATGTTTGCCATGTCTTCCACCGGAGGTCAAATTGATCGTAGTATCAATCGTGGCGGTGCTCCTTACTATTTCAAGGTAAAAGGTGTAAATTACCACAGTATGGGAAGCGTTGTACCACTTGATGGTGATATCCCCAAATTCTGTCAACTCTACATATATGACACTGAAGATGAAGTACATAACAGAATAAATGCCGTTAAGGGAGGACGCGATGCCGTGGATGAAGAAATCGTTGAGTCATTGTTAGAAATGTTGGATAAACATAATCGTTTGGTCAAAGGTTTTCGTATGGAACGTGAAAGAATTAGTCAGAATCCAGTTGATGAATTTAGATTGGTTCTAATATCTTCGTCTTCCGCATCTGGTCGACCTAACCATATTGGTCCATCGAATGAAATTGCCGGGTTGATTGTCACTGACGAGTATGCTAAAGGATGCAGGGATACAATAATCCATTCGAGAACCAATGAATTGGAGAGAATTTTTGAAACAGATCCACGGTTTATGCAGCTTCAGTATCGTATTCTTTTTCCTCACGGAGACATCGGATATTACCGTCAAATCCCTTTAAACAGACcaaatcaaaaaaatcagaaacAACGTCAGAATACCGAAGATGAAGATCCGGATGAAAAGGGGGAGAGAGAGTTCATCACGATGAAAGAATATTACAATTATAAACTCATGATACGGCCTTCGGAAG GTTTGACTCCACATCTGGGAGGACGTTTATGGCAGCAATATGTTGTTGACGCATTTACTGCGATTGAGCAATACAGACTTGACTGGATCAGAGGTCACCAGACCACAATTCGTTCTGATATCTACCACAACATACGAGATGCACTAAACAAGGGTGACAACGATTCTGAAAATGTCGGCAAGGCAACAATTTTACCAGCCTCCTTTACTGGCAGTAAAAGATACATGAACCAGTATTTCAAGGACGCAATGGCAATTTGTCGAACACTTGGACACCCATCATTGTTTCTTACGATGACCACTAATACAAAATGGCCTGAAATTCAGAGGACGTTAAAATTTCTACCTGGTGTTGATGTTGTTGACGCACCCGAAGTCGTTGCAAGGGTATTTAAAATGAAAGTTGACCAACTTCTTGATCAAATAAAAAATAAGAACTGCTTTGGACGTTGTATTGGAG TAGTGCACGTCATAGAGTTTCAAAAGCGTGGATTGCCACATGCTCACATGCTAATATGGTTGCATCCAAACGATCATCCCAAAACAACTGAACAAAGAGATAAAAtggtttctgcagaaattcctgACCCAAGTATTGATCCGGTTGGTTACGAAGCTGTCAAGAATTACATGATCCACGGACCATGTGGCACTGACTGTGTCAATTCTCCGTGTATGGTTAAAGGCCGTTGTATTAAACATTTTCCTAAAAG GTATAATTCTCACACATACTTTGATGACTATGGCTTTCCCATCTATAAGAGGAGGAAAACTGGAATTACCGTAAAGAAAAAGGGAATTGACCTGGATAATCGTTACGTTGTCCCCTACAATCGAGATCTTCTAATAAGATTTCAATGTCACACAAATTTGGAGATTTGTAACAGCTCCAGATCATTGAAATATCTGTTCAAATATTGTTTAAAAGGACATGATACCGCCACCATGTGTCTGAGAAAAAAAACCAACAACAAAAAAGGGTGCACAACCACAATCACTCCTGAGAAACGGCCGCTTGATGAAGTCAAGCAATACTTGGATGGAAGATATGTTTGTGCATCTGAAGCATCATGGAGGATATTTGGTTTTGACATCCATTCCCGGTGGCCTTCCGTTAAACGATTGCCAGTACATCTACCGAATGACAAGCATGTGTCGTTTAAAAGCTCAGAAAATCTACATGAAGTTTTCGACAATGCTGGAATAAAGAAAAGCAAATTAGAAGCATGGTTTGATGCAAATAAAACATATGCAGAGGCCCCAAATTTAACCTATTCAGAATTTCCAAGCAAGTTTACATGGCATCCACAACCTAGTATCTGGAAACAGAGGAAAAGAGGTGATGTCATCGGTAGGCTTGCTGAAGTACATTCATCTAGCGGTGAACTATTATATCTCCGCATGCTCCTGCTCAGGATTAAAGGTGTTGTATGTTTTGATGATTTGAAGACAGTCAACGGCCATATTTATAACTCCTTTCACGAAGCCTGTGCCGCGCTAGGTATCCTCCAGAACGACCAGCAATGGCACGAAGCTATAG AAAAAGGTGGTGTTTTCTTTGTTTACGGAAGTGGAGGATGTGGAAAGACTTTCTTGTGGCAGACACTGTGTTGTCGATTACGATCAGAGCATAAGATTATGCTTCCTGTTGCCTCATGTGGTATAGCTGTTGTGTTGCTTCCTGGTGGAAGAACCGTACACTCCCGCTTTCACATTCCACTCAAGCTTGATGAAAATTGTTCTGCCGGTTTAAGACATGGGACTGATATTTCTGAGCTACTTCAGCGAACTGATTTAATAATTTGGGACGAGGCTCCTATGCAACATCGTCATGCTTTTGAATGCGTTGATCGATCCTTGAGAGATATTATGTCTGCTATTGATAAAAGCAGAGCTAAAAAGCCATTTGGTGGTATAACCATTGTTTTTTGTGGAGATTTTAGTCAGATACTTCCTGTCATTCCAAAAGCGTCAAGGGCTGAAGTTGTCTGCTCTACCCTCAATAAATCCAAGCTTTGGAAATCCTGTGAAGTATTTTTATTGAAGCAAAACATGCGGCTTAATGCAGGAAATAGTGATTTGGAGAACAAAACCATTGCGGACTTTAGCAAGTGGCAGCTTGCTGTTGGTGATGGCAAAGAAACCAATATTTCTCCAAGTCCAGACACTGGTGAAATGTTAATAAAGATTCCTGATCAATATATC ATCAATGTCCATAGTGAGTATATCCAGAATGCTCCTGAAGGCGATAATAGAAATGGTATTGGTGTTGTTGTAAGAGATGCAGGAGGTCATCTTCTCAGACTTACTTATGGCACAATTCCAGGACTCGCAAATTTGAATAGTGCATTATGGGCTATTTTATTAGGTATGCGCCGTGCATTCCAGGATTCTTACGAACGGGTTATCATTGAAACCGACAATATACAAGCATACCGAGAATGCAAATATTACAAAGAAGAAGGGATTACACCACATTTTAGACATACTTTTAGATTTATTCTTTCAAGGCTTAGTGATAAGAACATCCGTTATGAACTTAATTTGGTTCATCCTAATAGGAATGCAGTTGCACGTCGTTTGGCAACACTTGGAAGACAGGAATCTCATGACCTTCGAACATTTAATAGGCTTGTTGCAGATATACAGAATTTCCTAAACATGGATTTAGGTATTGGGCCAGAGCAAGCAAGATTTCAGGACTTTGAAGTTAATGATCCCGAACCACCAATTGATGGTCAGGTTGTGCAAGTTTAA
- the LOC141661998 gene encoding phospholipase A1-Igamma2, chloroplastic-like, with translation MAAALSDVGWFSCSHVQDKIVFQSKKLGAFGVGNLAIPGKARRNNMSTLLRSSQSDSDLTVVIEEETKSLAETWKEIHGENDWEAMLDPIKPLMKSELIRYGDMAQACYDAFDQDPCSKYCGGCQLTPDMFFEGLGLSKYGYDVTTYLYSAYNINLPIFYSKSLWPNSWSNSANWSGYVAVSNDETSALLGRRDITIAWRGTVVKREWLADMMDFLRPVTHRQIDSRDPSIRVEAGFLQLYTDKDERCKFSKDSARDQVLAELSRLIQKYENEEMSITITGHSLGSALAILNAYDIAETGVDLTKHGRDIPVCVFSFSGPRVGNGRFKERLEGLGVKVLRVVNIHDKVPYMPGVFFNEHVSPIVQKVGEMSPWCYSHVGEELALDHENSTFLKKTNDLGCCHNLEALLHLIDGYHGKGKRFWLSTGRDIALVNKSADFLKDDYSVPPNWWGSRNTGPNGKNLDHVYAAGES, from the exons GTAAAAAATTAGGGGCTTTTGGAGTTGGAAACTTGGCAATCCCTGGTAAAGCAAGAAGAAACAATATGTCGACACTGCTCAGAAGTAGCCAATCAGATAGCGACTTGACTGTTGTGATCGAAGAGGAAACTAAAAGTTTAGCAGAAACATGGAAGGAAATTCATGGGGAAAATGATTGGGAAGCTATGCTTGATCCCATTAAGCCCCTCATGAAATCGGAGTTGATACGATATGGAGATATGGCACAAGCTTGCTATGATGCTTTTGATCAAGATCCTTGCTCTAAGTACTGTGGTGGTTGTCAACTTACACCTGACATGTTTTTTGAAGGGCTTGGCTTgagtaaatatggttatgatgtAACTACCTATCTTTACTCAGCTTACAATATTAACTTACCAATTTTCTATTCCAAGTCTCTTTGGCCTAATAGCTGGAGTAATTCAGCAAACTGGAGTGGTTATGTTGCTGTGTCAAATGATGAAACATCGGCTTTATTAGGCCGTAGAGACATAACTATTGCTTGGAGAGGAACTGTTGTGAAGCGGGAATGGCTTGCAGATATGATGGACTTTTTAAGGCCAGTTACTCATCGACAGATAGATAGTCGGGATCCATCCATCAGAGTTGAGGCTGGTTTTCTTCAACTTTACACTGATAAAGATGAGAGATGTAAATTCTCCAAGGACTCCGCAAGGGATCAGGTTTTAGCAGAACTCAGTAGATTGATTCAGAAGTATGAAAACGAGGAGATGAGTATAACAATTACAGGGCATAGCTTGGGTAGCGCTCTAGCAATATTGAATGCCTATGACATTGCTGAGACTGGAGTAGATTTGACAAAACATGGGCGTGACATACCTGTATGTGTGTTTTCTTTCTCAGGGCCAAGAGTCGGGAATGGTAGATTTAAAGAAAGACTTGAAGGGCTTGGTGTTAAAGTACTGAGAGTAGTGAACATTCACGACAAGGTGCCTTATATGCCTGGAGTTTTCTTCAATGAGCATGTGTCTCCAATAGTGCAAAAGGTTGGTGAAATGTCACCTTGGTGCTATTCCCATGTTGGAGAGGAGCTTGCTTTGGATCACGAAAATTCCACTTTCTTGAAGAAAACCAATGACCTCGGATGCTGCCATAACTTGGAAGCACTCTTGCATTTGATTGACGG GTACCATGGGAAGGGCAAAAGATTCTGGCTTTCGACAGGAAGGGACATTGCCTTGGTAAACAAATCAGCAGATTTTCTTAAGGATGATTACTCAGTTCCACCAAATTGGTGGGGGTCTCGGAACACAGGGCCTAACGGAAAGAATCTGGATCATGTCTATGCTGCCGGAGAGTCATGA